The proteins below are encoded in one region of Brassica napus cultivar Da-Ae chromosome A6, Da-Ae, whole genome shotgun sequence:
- the LOC106399429 gene encoding protein NONRESPONDING TO OXYLIPINS 2, mitochondrial isoform X3, translating to MASACNRFMNRSSVSSLRSAVRSALHKSPIGTGTPPSASSAGFRIPSKPAASPRFSFSRCPSELGCVQSLLPLHSTVAAARLTSCLSVTSRSSRALSQGT from the exons ATGGCTTCCGCTTGCAACAGATTCATGAACAGATCCTCCGTCTCGTCTCTCAGATCCGCCGTCAGATCCGCGCTTCACAAATCCCCAATCGGCACCGGAACTCCGCCGAGTGCTTCCTCCGCCGGGTTTCGGATTCCGTCTAAACCGGCAGCTTCTCCCCGATTCTCCTTCTCCAG GTGTCCATCAGAGCTTGGTTGTGTTCAGTCGCTGTTGCCGCTTCACAGCACGGTGGCGGCTGCTAGGCTGACGTCGTGCCTTAGCGTAACATCAAGAAGCAGCCGAGCTCTCTCTCAGG GCACATAA
- the LOC106399429 gene encoding protein NONRESPONDING TO OXYLIPINS 2, mitochondrial isoform X2: MASACNRFMNRSSVSSLRSAVRSALHKSPIGTGTPPSASSAGFRIPSKPAASPRFSFSRCPSELGCVQSLLPLHSTVAAARLTSCLSVTSRSSRALSQDGIDDT; encoded by the exons ATGGCTTCCGCTTGCAACAGATTCATGAACAGATCCTCCGTCTCGTCTCTCAGATCCGCCGTCAGATCCGCGCTTCACAAATCCCCAATCGGCACCGGAACTCCGCCGAGTGCTTCCTCCGCCGGGTTTCGGATTCCGTCTAAACCGGCAGCTTCTCCCCGATTCTCCTTCTCCAG GTGTCCATCAGAGCTTGGTTGTGTTCAGTCGCTGTTGCCGCTTCACAGCACGGTGGCGGCTGCTAGGCTGACGTCGTGCCTTAGCGTAACATCAAGAAGCAGCCGAGCTCTCTCTCAGG
- the LOC106399429 gene encoding protein NONRESPONDING TO OXYLIPINS 2, mitochondrial isoform X1, with product MASACNRFMNRSSVSSLRSAVRSALHKSPIGTGTPPSASSAGFRIPSKPAASPRFSFSRCPSELGCVQSLLPLHSTVAAARLTSCLSVTSRSSRALSQEMGLSVPR from the exons ATGGCTTCCGCTTGCAACAGATTCATGAACAGATCCTCCGTCTCGTCTCTCAGATCCGCCGTCAGATCCGCGCTTCACAAATCCCCAATCGGCACCGGAACTCCGCCGAGTGCTTCCTCCGCCGGGTTTCGGATTCCGTCTAAACCGGCAGCTTCTCCCCGATTCTCCTTCTCCAG GTGTCCATCAGAGCTTGGTTGTGTTCAGTCGCTGTTGCCGCTTCACAGCACGGTGGCGGCTGCTAGGCTGACGTCGTGCCTTAGCGTAACATCAAGAAGCAGCCGAGCTCTCTCTCAGG